One Alicyclobacillus vulcanalis genomic window carries:
- a CDS encoding class I SAM-dependent methyltransferase: MEDVVRNNIERFSGFAGLYDTYRPEAPDAARAILIAYLGHRPDTVIDLGSGTGLSTFPWRHEARRVIGVEPNGDMRAQAERRARELGADCVAFVPGLSTSIPCGDATADLVTCSQSFHWMDPLPTLREVARVLKPDGVFGAYDCDWPPSCCRDADMAYEELLQMAEDAIARYVPKQEQARKWPKEKHLEHIRASRCFSFAKEVVFHVEKRLTPEAFIGIALSQGQVQTALQRRLPGIEEALCAFESRIQRAFGGEEKPVWFSYRLRLGVKGEATAN; the protein is encoded by the coding sequence ATGGAAGACGTCGTGCGCAACAACATCGAGCGCTTCTCAGGCTTTGCAGGACTGTACGATACCTACCGCCCAGAAGCTCCCGACGCGGCGCGCGCCATCCTGATCGCGTATCTTGGGCACCGCCCTGACACGGTGATCGATCTCGGCAGCGGCACCGGCCTCTCCACGTTTCCGTGGCGGCATGAGGCGCGCCGAGTCATCGGCGTCGAGCCGAACGGCGACATGCGCGCGCAGGCCGAGCGGCGCGCGCGCGAACTCGGCGCGGATTGTGTCGCGTTTGTGCCAGGGCTCTCGACCTCCATTCCCTGCGGCGACGCCACGGCCGATCTCGTCACCTGCTCGCAGTCGTTTCATTGGATGGATCCTCTGCCCACGCTGCGCGAGGTGGCGCGCGTCCTGAAACCGGACGGCGTCTTCGGCGCGTACGACTGCGACTGGCCGCCCTCCTGCTGCCGCGACGCGGACATGGCGTACGAGGAACTTTTGCAGATGGCCGAGGACGCGATCGCCCGCTACGTCCCCAAGCAGGAACAGGCGCGAAAATGGCCGAAGGAAAAGCACCTCGAGCACATCCGCGCCTCGCGATGCTTCTCGTTTGCGAAAGAAGTGGTGTTCCACGTGGAAAAGCGCCTCACCCCGGAGGCGTTCATCGGCATCGCCCTGAGCCAGGGGCAGGTGCAGACTGCATTACAGCGACGGCTCCCCGGCATCGAAGAGGCCCTTTGCGCGTTTGAGTCGCGGATTCAAA